The sequence below is a genomic window from Gemmatimonadota bacterium.
TGCCAGAGGTGGCCTACGGCGGACAGGGCGGCCTCGGCGACGTGGCGATCCATCCGAACTTCGATGAGAACCGGCTCGTCTACCTCAGCTACGCCGAGGCCGGCGACCGAGGCACCCGGGGCGCCGCTGTCGCGCGGGCCACCCTCTCAGCGGACGGCGGCGGGCTGCTGGACCTCGAGGTGATCTGGCGCCAGGTGCCGAAGGCCAGGGGGAGCGGTCACTACGGCTACCGCCTGCTGTTCGACCGCGAGGGGTATCTGTGGATCTCCTCCGGTGAGCGCCGGTCGTCCGATGCCGCCCAGGCCCTGCGGACCAACCTGGGCAAGATCCTCCGCCTCAACGACGACGGCTCCGCGCCGGCCGACAACCCGTTCTACGACCAGGGTGGCGCCGCACGGGAAGTCTGGTCGCTCGGCCACCGCAATCCGCTCGGCTTTGCGCTCGACGCGGACGGCCAGCTCTGGAACGTCGAGATGGGGCCGAGGGGCGGCGACGAGCTGAACCGCGTGGTCCGGGGCGCGAACTACGGCTGGCCGATCGTATCGAACGGCCGCCACTACAGCGGCAGAGGCATCCCCGACCACGACACCCGTCCCGACTTCGAGGCCCCCAGGGTCTGGTGGACACCCGTGATCTCGCCCGACGGCTTGATGATCTACACCGGCGACCTCTTCGAGGATTGGCGCGGCAACGCGTTCATCGCAGGGCTGTCGTCGCGGGCCCTGGTGCGGGTGGAGCTCGACGGGGAGGGGGCGCGTGAAGCCGAGCGGTTCGAGATGGGTCGGCGGATGCGGGCGGTGGTGCAGGGGCCGGACGGGGCGATCTGGATGCTGGA
It includes:
- a CDS encoding PQQ-dependent sugar dehydrogenase, whose protein sequence is MLAPASCAAAQGDLPFDVEAVAEFDEPWALAFLPDGRMLVTEKPGRLFLVTRRGDKSAVAGVPEVAYGGQGGLGDVAIHPNFDENRLVYLSYAEAGDRGTRGAAVARATLSADGGGLLDLEVIWRQVPKARGSGHYGYRLLFDREGYLWISSGERRSSDAAQALRTNLGKILRLNDDGSAPADNPFYDQGGAAREVWSLGHRNPLGFALDADGQLWNVEMGPRGGDELNRVVRGANYGWPIVSNGRHYSGRGIPDHDTRPDFEAPRVWWTPVISPDGLMIYTGDLFEDWRGNAFIAGLSSRALVRVELDGEGAREAERFEMGRRMRAVVQGPDGAIWMLEDRGGGRLLRLTPKGGV